The proteins below come from a single Thalassotalea ponticola genomic window:
- the hisF gene encoding imidazole glycerol phosphate synthase subunit HisF: protein MLAKRIIPCLDVRDGVVVKGVQFRNHQVIGDIVPLAQRYADEGADELVFYDITASSDARVVDKSWVEKIARVIDIPFCVAGGIKTEQDAQTLLAMGADKISINSPALNDVTLISRLNAQFGQQCVVVGIDSYFDQQSGQYQVYQFTGDEKKTARTTWQTHDWVREVQRRGAGEIVLNVMNQDGVRQGYDIEQMASLRAVCDIPLIASGGAGTMQHFAQAFIDADVDGALAASVFHKGIIDITELKLYLQQQGIVVRLDQKR, encoded by the coding sequence GTGCTGGCAAAACGCATAATCCCCTGTCTCGATGTTCGCGACGGGGTGGTAGTAAAAGGCGTACAATTTCGCAATCACCAAGTCATTGGTGACATCGTGCCTTTGGCTCAACGCTATGCCGATGAAGGTGCCGATGAATTGGTTTTTTACGATATTACCGCCAGCTCCGACGCTAGGGTTGTCGACAAAAGTTGGGTGGAAAAAATAGCCCGAGTAATTGATATTCCGTTTTGCGTTGCCGGTGGTATAAAAACCGAACAAGATGCTCAAACCCTACTGGCTATGGGCGCTGACAAAATTTCAATTAACTCTCCAGCGCTTAATGACGTCACTCTGATATCGCGTCTTAACGCGCAGTTTGGGCAACAATGCGTGGTCGTCGGTATTGACTCGTACTTTGATCAACAAAGCGGTCAATACCAAGTCTATCAATTCACTGGCGACGAGAAAAAGACAGCTCGTACAACTTGGCAAACTCACGATTGGGTAAGAGAAGTGCAACGGCGCGGCGCCGGAGAGATAGTGCTCAATGTGATGAACCAAGACGGCGTGCGACAAGGCTATGATATCGAGCAAATGGCTTCGCTGCGAGCGGTATGTGATATCCCCTTGATCGCCTCTGGCGGTGCCGGAACCATGCAACATTTCGCCCAAGCGTTTATCGATGCCGATGTCGACGGTGCTCTAGCGGCCAGTGTATTTCACAAAGGTATTATCGACATAACTGAGTTGAAACTGTACTTACAACAACAAGGCATTGTCGTTCGCCTTGATCAAAAACGTTAG
- the hisA gene encoding 1-(5-phosphoribosyl)-5-[(5-phosphoribosylamino)methylideneamino]imidazole-4-carboxamide isomerase, whose product MIIPAIDLINGTVVRLYQGDYQQKTEYPLTAEQLVALYHQQGAKRLHLVDLDGAKDSQQRQTKRLAQIINSAAMPVQVGGGVRCQADVDTLLELGARSVVVGSLAIKQPELVASWLKEYGKQAIVLALDVNIDQHGHKHLPTHGWIERSEHTLEQLIDGYGADNIGHILCTDIAKDGTLQGCNTELYRQMKRAYPAIQWQASGGIGSLEDVKRAAISGADSLILGRALLENKFTVKEAISCWQNA is encoded by the coding sequence ATGATTATCCCTGCTATCGACTTGATAAATGGCACGGTAGTCCGCTTGTACCAAGGTGACTATCAACAAAAGACCGAATACCCATTGACCGCCGAGCAATTGGTGGCACTTTATCACCAACAGGGAGCCAAGCGCCTGCACTTAGTCGATTTAGACGGAGCCAAAGACAGTCAACAACGCCAGACCAAACGCTTGGCACAAATTATTAACAGCGCCGCGATGCCAGTACAGGTTGGCGGCGGTGTTCGCTGCCAAGCGGATGTCGACACCTTACTTGAGCTCGGGGCACGTTCTGTTGTGGTGGGCAGCTTGGCCATTAAGCAACCCGAGCTGGTTGCATCTTGGCTAAAGGAATACGGCAAACAAGCGATTGTTTTAGCATTGGATGTCAACATTGATCAACACGGCCATAAGCACCTGCCGACTCACGGCTGGATTGAACGCAGCGAACACACGTTAGAACAACTGATCGACGGTTACGGCGCTGATAACATTGGTCATATATTATGTACGGACATAGCAAAAGACGGCACCCTGCAAGGTTGCAATACCGAGTTATATCGGCAAATGAAGCGTGCTTATCCTGCAATACAATGGCAAGCATCGGGGGGCATTGGCTCACTTGAGGATGTTAAGCGCGCGGCGATATCCGGTGCCGACTCTCTGATTTTAGGACGCGCGTTATTGGAAAATAAATTCACCGTTAAGGAGGCAATATCGTGCTGGCAAAACGCATAA
- the hisIE gene encoding bifunctional phosphoribosyl-AMP cyclohydrolase/phosphoribosyl-ATP diphosphatase HisIE produces the protein MQVRLDNIDTLAWDKMNNLIPAIIQHAHTGSVLMQGYMDQNALERTLQQNLATFYSRSKQRLWQKGETSGNTLAVQCIVTDCDKDSLLVLAIPNGPTCHLGTDSCFSEQTMHQQNFLSYLEHVIQSRKNDSPDTSYTASLLAQGSKRCAQKVGEEGVEVALAAATHDRAELLNECADLLYHTLVLLTQQNVDLKDVMKVLQSRHQP, from the coding sequence ATGCAAGTGCGCTTAGACAATATCGACACCCTTGCGTGGGATAAAATGAACAACCTGATCCCAGCGATCATTCAACATGCCCATACGGGAAGCGTATTAATGCAAGGCTATATGGATCAGAACGCACTCGAGCGCACGTTACAACAAAACCTGGCCACATTTTATTCGCGTTCCAAACAACGCTTGTGGCAAAAAGGTGAAACCTCGGGCAATACCTTAGCGGTACAGTGCATTGTCACCGATTGTGATAAAGACAGCCTCTTAGTACTTGCTATTCCCAACGGACCAACCTGTCACCTGGGAACCGATTCGTGTTTTAGTGAGCAAACGATGCATCAGCAAAATTTTTTGAGTTATCTCGAACACGTTATTCAATCTAGAAAGAACGACAGCCCAGACACCAGCTATACTGCGAGTTTGTTGGCGCAAGGCAGTAAGCGCTGCGCGCAAAAAGTTGGCGAAGAAGGGGTTGAAGTAGCACTTGCGGCAGCAACTCATGACCGAGCTGAACTATTAAATGAATGTGCCGATTTGCTTTATCACACCTTGGTTTTATTAACCCAACAAAATGTTGATTTAAAAGATGTGATGAAGGTATTACAATCTCGTCATCAACCTTAA
- the hisH gene encoding imidazole glycerol phosphate synthase subunit HisH, which translates to MADITTADAIGADALIIDTGCANINSLKFALERLGYHIVVSDDEHCIGQAKKLFLPGVGAASFAMQTIKDKQLTDIIATLEQPVLGICLGMQLLCRSSRENGINTRCLGLIDSDVDLLKAGRGHSGLNPLRLPHMGWNTLSDIGSNPLFNSISERDYFYFVHSYCAPISSRTLAQCHYGQAFSASLCENNFYGVQFHPERSGKSGATLLTNFMEYC; encoded by the coding sequence ATGGCTGATATAACAACAGCAGATGCAATCGGTGCTGACGCGCTGATTATTGATACCGGATGTGCCAATATCAACTCTCTTAAATTTGCCCTTGAGCGACTTGGTTACCACATTGTCGTCAGTGATGACGAGCACTGTATAGGCCAGGCCAAAAAGTTATTTTTACCCGGTGTTGGTGCCGCCAGTTTCGCCATGCAGACGATAAAAGACAAGCAGCTAACCGACATTATCGCTACGCTCGAACAACCGGTATTGGGTATCTGTTTAGGCATGCAACTGCTGTGTCGTTCATCGCGTGAAAATGGAATCAATACTCGCTGTTTAGGGTTGATTGACAGCGACGTTGACTTACTTAAGGCGGGTCGAGGACACAGTGGTTTGAATCCGCTTCGCCTACCACATATGGGCTGGAACACCCTCAGTGACATTGGCTCTAACCCATTGTTTAACAGTATTAGTGAGCGCGATTATTTTTATTTTGTTCACAGTTATTGCGCACCGATAAGTTCCAGAACCCTAGCCCAATGTCACTACGGCCAAGCGTTTAGCGCCAGTTTGTGTGAAAACAATTTTTACGGCGTGCAGTTTCACCCCGAACGTTCAGGCAAAAGCGGCGCTACCTTACTCACTAATTTCATGGAGTATTGCTGA